The genomic window GTCAAAAGTATTCAATGCGTCCAAATACAACAACTTACCTAAAACAAACTACTTCAACGTGGACAACGGCGACACAGGAGAAATAGTAATCCAAAAATAAAGCTTTAGAAAGCAGACCGACCAGGAATGTTTCCAAACTCTCTCCGTGCTTCGTCACTCATCATCTCCGGATCCCAGTGCGGATCGAATGTTAGTTCAATATCTATCTCTTCCACTCCATCCAACTTGTTCAACTCCTCATTTATGATATCACGGAATATGCCATGGAACGGACATCCCCTCGTAGTCAAAGTCATCAGAATATCAACCTTGTTCCCTTCAACAGTTACTTCGTATATCAGCCCAAGATCCACTATATTTATATCAAACTCGGGATCCACAACTTCCTCCAACTGCTCCATTATCTGATCCTCAGAAATATCTCCCATATAACTACAGTAGTATGGAAAGCTTAAATCCTCACCTCATACCAAGAAAGCCGGAATCTGCATAACCTGACAACCGGTTTAAAGATCACCTATCGTTACCACATATATGACAGAAGAAAAAGTTGAGAAAAACCAGGAAAAGTTCAACCACATAACAGAAGCAGAAATCAGCTACGACTCCGGCAAAGGACTGACAGAAGAAACAGTCAGAAATATTTCAGAAGAGAAGGATGAGCCAGACTGGATGCTTAAGAAACGACTTAAGGCATTTCACCACTTCAAGAAAAGACCG from Candidatus Nanohalobium constans includes these protein-coding regions:
- a CDS encoding metal-sulfur cluster assembly factor, with the protein product MGDISEDQIMEQLEEVVDPEFDINIVDLGLIYEVTVEGNKVDILMTLTTRGCPFHGIFRDIINEELNKLDGVEEIDIELTFDPHWDPEMMSDEARREFGNIPGRSAF